The Oscillospiraceae bacterium genome contains the following window.
TAAAGCTGGTATCGCGGTAATCCGCCTCAATCACAACAGGCCGCTGCTCGTAGTCGCTCTGGTCGTAGATGACCAGCTTGCCCTTGGTAGCCTTGATATTCAGCCCCGCATTGGTGCAGAGCCGCTGCAAAAAGGTGATGTCGCTGGTCTTGCTTTGCTCCACGCGGTCATAAAAGGGGTCGTTCGGCGTATCGAAGAAATATCCCATGCCGTTCGCCCCTGCAATTTCTGCAAGGATTGCGGACAGGCTGTAATTTTCCCACGCCTTGGATTTTTTGGTCTGGCGTATCTGGCTCGTAAACGGCAGGCTGCATGCCTTGATGGTCACCGTGTTCGGCGGGCCGGACAACGAGACGGAATCAAGCTCAAATTCGCCGCAGTCGAGGAACTCCTCCACATCGTAGCCGTTCCAGTAGTTTATCCAGATCTTGGCACGGATTTTCAAGGCATCCCCGGCAGCGGCGTTCACCATTTCGTTCAGCCAGCTTTTCATCCAGATTTTATCGCGGTCCTGCAAAGTGACCTGCAAATCATCGGATACGCCGTCATCGTTGTCGGTGTAGGTCGCGGTCAAAAAATACGGCGCTATATCATCGCTGATATTCACGCCGTCAAACCACATCAGCAACTTGCTGCGGCGGGCTTAAAACGCTCATGCGTCCACCTTCTTCCACGGCACCATTCCGGTCGGCTGCTCGCTTTCCGTTTTGGCTTCGGGCAGGGTCAGTACGACCCCTGCCGGGAAAATGTAGGTGTGCAGATACTGCTGGTTCAGCGCCATCAGCTGGTCGGTGGCAGCTACATTGCCAAAGATTTTATAGGCGATGGAATCCCACATATCGCCCTGTACAGTCGTATAGGTCATTAGCTGAAATTCATCCTTTCCTCGTCATCTCTGGCGCTCTGCACAACATCCAGTATCATCTGGCGCATATCCTCAACGCTCTGGTTCAGTGCGCTGCGCAGCTGCTGGCTGTCCTGCATGCCGCTGATCTGGAATACCGGCGAAAGGCTCATGGGCTGCAACTGGGTTGTGGTGCTGCTTTTGGCGCTCTCAGCCTGTACCGCCTCGGCGGCTGGCTTGGCGTTCTGGGCGGCAAAGCTGCCCATCGCATCCACGGCCCGCGGGCTGATAACAGCGGTATAGTCGGCCAGCATTGCGTCAGCTTCAGCGGCATGGTTCATCTCGGCGGCAGACAAGCCGTTTTCGGGCGTTTGCCCATCAAGTGGTATGTCTACCTTATCAGCCTCGGCAGGGGCAAAAGCAGCCGCCTCAGCGGCGGGCTGGGCAGCACTTGCCGGGTAGGCGTCCTCTGCCTGCACAGTCTCGGCGTACTGCATACCATTTTCGGGAATTCCCGAAAATGGTTCAGCCGCGCTCACAGTGTCAGGTACATCGGTTGCCACGGCGGCGGAGACAGGTTCCTGCGCCGCCTCGACCTCTTGGGGTATGTCTACCTTGGGTTGGTTCACGGCTGGCGCGGAGACCGCCTCTGCGGGCCCATCAGCCGTCTGTGGCATCACTCGCGCGGTTGTGGCAGGGGTCTGGGCTGCTCTGGTGTCGTTCCGTATGCCCTCGTGGGGGTTGACGGCGGCGCTCTCGGCAGCCTGCGCCGTTTCTTTCGGGGCAGGCGCTTCGGCATTCTCAGCGCGGGTATCGGTGTAGCGGTCATCCAGTGCGGGCAGCACATCCTTGGTCTGGGCGGCATTCAGAACGCCCTCGCCGCCCTGCATGTAGACGATTTCCGGCCCGTACTCGCCAACCAGCGTCCAGCCGGGTTCGGCATTGCGCGTACCTGTGGCCTGTGCGCCGGTTTTCTGGACGCGTCCGCTGGTGTTGGCTTTGTCCAGCTTGCTTTGCAGGGCATTGGCCGCAGCCGTGCCAATCTTCGCATAGGCGGTCTGCACATCGGGCAGCATATTGGATGCACTGTCGATGAATGCCTGCACCGTGGCCTTGCCGTTTTTTGCAGCCTCGGCACTCATGTCCAGTTCATCTACGGTGTCACCGGCCTTTTGAGCCAGTTCATCCATTTTGTCGCTGAAATCTGTGGTCAAATCGGCAAGCGCACCGCTGGCATCTTTCTGTGCCTGCTGCAGATCCTGCCAGTTCTTCACCATCGTTTCCAGCTTGCCGCCGCCATCCTGGGCCGCCTGGGCCATACCGGCGATAGCGTCCACAGATTCCTTACTGCCATCGGCGAAGCCGGCTACCATATCACTCAAGCCCTCTATGCTCCCGGCTTTTTCGCGCAGGGCATCAAGGTTGGTGTTATAGTCCTGCCAGTAGGTGGTCTGGCTTTCAAGGTTTTTGTTCAGTGTGTCCACGCTGGTGGCGCTTACGCTGGATGCCTTATCCCAAATCTCGTACTGGCCGCCGATGGATTTCTCGGCAGCATCATAGGCGGTGTTGTAGGCTTCAACCAGCTTTTGGGCTTCGCCTGTCACATCGCTGATGGCCTGTCCGAGCTCAGCCGCGCCCTCGGATGCAGAGCTTGTGGCCCCG
Protein-coding sequences here:
- a CDS encoding contractile injection system protein, VgrG/Pvc8 family; this translates as MWFDGVNISDDIAPYFLTATYTDNDDGVSDDLQVTLQDRDKIWMKSWLNEMVNAAAGDALKIRAKIWINYWNGYDVEEFLDCGEFELDSVSLSGPPNTVTIKACSLPFTSQIRQTKKSKAWENYSLSAILAEIAGANGMGYFFDTPNDPFYDRVEQSKTSDITFLQRLCTNAGLNIKATKGKLVIYDQSDYEQRPVVIEADYRDTSFTKWKLDTKTADTKYASCRVSYVEPATGACIEYTAYTEDYDEDAKTNQQLELYAKVGSVAEAKTMAEKHLRLHNKFSKTVQFTHTGHVWYVAGVGIRVKGYGFWDGRYICTQAKHTINENGFTTTVTGRRILEGY
- a CDS encoding tail protein X, with translation MTYTTVQGDMWDSIAYKIFGNVAATDQLMALNQQYLHTYIFPAGVVLTLPEAKTESEQPTGMVPWKKVDA